In Heptranchias perlo isolate sHepPer1 chromosome 33, sHepPer1.hap1, whole genome shotgun sequence, the sequence aacatacaatacagttgtcatatcacattccaaacgtacacaatacagattatacaatttgcaggttaaatcaagtacagttcaataaacacattgtgcataattacagttcatgacactctggggtgtctcattgcattatactcaatacagattattgattacagattcatcacaggtacattacagattcattacaggtacattacagcaatttgaattttacattctgcccgggttttttttttccctgattgcagcccctcgatatacaatggcgggaaggctctaaatggttgcactccctccaaggccaatatgtccttccgaaggtgcggtgcccagaaccgctcACAGTAGtcacgatgacctttcatcagcacTCTATTTGTTGGTGGGACTTTGCACAGAATGCCAGCCTACAGagcactttttttctttttttcttctttttttcctctaaattaggccccccttttataagaaggggggggtgcggggtgtgcttaacaactaaaaaccaaacaaaccaaaaccaagtgtttttttttctctttttttttaggtttttttttcctctaaattaggccccccttttataagggggggaggtgtggggtgtgcttaacaactaaaaaccaaacaaaccaaaaccaagtgttcaaatcaaaatgttattatcctcgttcaggatgcactccagcccctgcggtgcccaccggtcgcggaaagcctcaagcgtaccggcagacaccgcgtgctccatctccagggccacccgggcgcggagcaacccgcgaaagagaggcagacaggccgagcgcccgCCCCCGCGGgccgcgagcatcctggacctgcggatagccaccttggacaggcccaggagcaggcccacgaggacgtccaccgacctgcccgcccccctcctacAGAGCACTCAGTGCAATTGATTTGTGTGAAATGTTTCAAGATGCCTCCTTGACCATGTGATGTACAAGCTGCTCCTttaagggggaggaggggggggaggggcaggtgcGCGCGGTGCGCTCTGGGAGTTGTAGGCGCTCTATTGCGCAgctgcggggaggggggagggactaCATTTCCcagcgttcccccccccccgcgcgcggcGCAGTGATGGTGGTTTTCAGCGTCTATGTGGTGAATAAGGCCGGCGGCCTGGTTTACCAGTACGACAACTACTCGCCCCGCTCCGACGTGGAGAAGACCTTCAGCTACCCGCTGGACCTGGTGCTGAAGGTGTACGACGAGCGGGTGGTGGTGGCTTTCGGTCAGAGGGACGGTATCAAAGGTGAGGGCAGGCCGGGGAACAGAGCGCTGATGGCGGCGGCGGCTGCTGCTAGGAAACGTCCCCCGTACGACTGGGGCCTAGCCCAGGCAATTGGGCGTTGAAGTGACACAGAAAAAGAGGTTTTAAACAATGCCCCTGGCTGTTGCTTTTACAGCAGCTATTGTCAAGTTGACATTCACAACTGTGAGTCAGTCAGACGTTCATACATCTTAGAAAGAAAATGGTACATTGCATTTCATTAATTATCCTTTAGCCGTCACATATCTCTAATAGATTCcaagatttcttttaaaaaatctgtCAAGGGTGGGTGGAACTTGAGATGGAAATTGGGAAGATGTGTCAGTGCCAAGtctccatcatcatcatcatcaacaacccaacccaacccaacccacagATGGAGCTCTGCATCTGTAGCGATAGATTTGAGTTAGTTTGGACATAAGTGTTTGGATTGTTTAATGTATAGTAATGGTAATATTGCACCGAGACCTGAATCTGTATCTAGGCTTTGTGTGTTTGGGTATTTTAGTTGTTTGCGAGGAAGCAGCTCTATTAAATACTTGCTCTATTTTTATGGATTgttcctttctctcctgaaggtgctgacttgtcGGTTTGCTCCATGGGTGTCATTTGCTTTCTAGTTCCCCATTGCAGTGGTTGTCTTCATGGATGAGTCTAGACTTTCTATGTCAGTGTGGCATCACGACCAGTGTCAGTTCCTGTCCTTGCCTAACATTCACACATATGTATTTCCAGCAGCGGCATTGGATATTAATCAGCAGTagttcactctccctgcccccaattcagaggcactgaggccagtttTAGCTACTGCCACCCTACTGAGCTCAGCAAACTCAGTACAAACTGGGGAGCAAAACAGATGTAACTTTTTTTGCCTTCATTCCCCGCTCCTCCAATGAATGGGTATCAGGAGGGATACAAATGGGCTCTGGGGATAAATGGCAAAACAGAGTGGAGGAAGATGttgtgatgagatgttaaaccgaggcctgtcCGCCTGTTCAGGTGGCTGTAATACATCTCATGCCATCTCATTTGAAGAATAATAAGGAGTctgccagtgtcctggccaacgtttatcccaaaactgacatcactttaaaaaaaaattggtcattatctcattgctgtttgtgggaccttttgctgtgcactaattagctgccacatttgcgAATGTAACAACGGTGAGTACACTTCAGAAGTTATTAATtgactgaagtgctttgggacatctgaaGATataaaaggtgccatataaatacaagtttgttctttctataaatgtaagttcttctgCATCAGCACAGCTGTAAGACCTAGCACTCTATTTCTCTTGAGTTTTTCCATGTACCAAGCACCTGTCATGGTCAAGAGGAGTCCTACATTTATGTAAATGTAACTTTAATTTTACAGTTCAAATGTAGATTTTGTTACTGTTCATACCAGCAAGCCACATGGTAATTATTCTTAAAAGTACTTCTGCTGGCTGCAGAATTTTAAACTATTTTTACTGACCTGTGAGTCTAACTATTTGTGTGTTTAAGCTTTGAATACTATTGCTTTGGTGTTTCAATTTTACATTCTTTCTGCTTTTTTCCCAGTCGGATATGCTGTGCTTTCAATTAATGGGATTGATGTAAATGGAAGGTACATGACTGATAACAGGGACGTGATGGAGTATCTGAATACCTCTTTCAATTACCCTTTGGCAATTCGCTTTGGACGTCCTCGTCTGACGTCGAATGAGAAATTAATGTTGGCATCCATGTTTCATTCGTAAGTTTTGTAACAGCAAAAAAAACCTGATTTTTAGAATTGCTGGTGTTTCACATGGACAGTGAGATGAATGgtcggataatctgttttcttttgGTACTGGTTGACGgaagaatgctggccaggacacccagAGAAACACCAGCTCTTTTTCAAGTAATAGGATGAGATCTTTACTATCTATCTGGACTATGGTACTTGGGATGCATTTTCTTGTTACTCTGCTGGTGGTTGTTATACTATTTTGTTGTATTTTTGGCCCCCTAAAAATTAGCCTCTTAGTTCAAATAATTATAGATTTGGTGAGCCCTGTCTTCAGCACCTGGAATTTTGAAAATAGGACTGTTACAGGTCACAAAATAGGTTTGAATGAGGAAGGCCCTTCTGTCCATTTGATCTTAGTCTTCTAGAATACCTGCTCCCCTGTTTTCCTGTTAAAGCCTTAATGTCCATCTCAACATGTAGGACCTCTGTTTCATATCTCGTCCGAAGGATAATGCCTCCAAaagtgcaacacttcctcagtgctgcactagaatgccagcctagattatacacTTGGGCCCTGATATGGGGCTCAAACTTTCCACCTTCTgaccagaagtgagagtgctgcccTTTGAGTGGTAGTATGTCCATCTAACCCTACAATTACCCACTGGCTCCATTATCAGTCTCAACTGTGCCTCTTGAGAAGACCAGGCACTTCCCCAGACAGCCAGTTACCTCAATTTGTTCTTGTGTAGCAGCATTGATGGAGGTCTGAGAGCAAGTTTCTAGCCCATTCTTACCCCTGAAGAAGATGCAGTGAGATGTCTTTATTAAACTGCCAAAGTAAAGAGTGATGTTAGCTGGAAACAACAATGACTGTTATGAATTTGTCACTTTAAGAGGACTTGTTGCATCTCCGATGGTGGTGACCGAGGGTTAATTTGAATGCTGTGAGAAGCATGTGCTGATAATTGAATGTTGCCATTGTCCCAAGTCCAGTGAAAAGGAACAATAGAGTCAAGGAAGTAATTTAATCTAAAGTTTCCCTTGATCTCcataaagcttttttttaatatatatatatatatactttacTATTGCTCAAGTGTTAGAGTCGGGATAGACACTGTGCTGAAAGTTAGTGCACTATTGctcagtgttcagagtggggataGACAGGAAGTTGAAACCCACTCTGCTCACTTTTTGATCTGAGCCATATTGAGTGTGGAGGCACAGAGCGGAGGCTGCACTGTCTCCCAGCAgaaggaaaggaaaggcatccctGCGTAGTCCCCTGGAATGTCCTGGTGACTGTCTGCAGGAGGCATTGGCAGTGTGTGCGATCAGGCTGTGTGCTCACCCTCTCAGCTGCACAGGTGTCAGGCCAGGCAGATGCAAACATTCACATGGAGATCTGTTGGGAAATGCACAACTGTCAGGATTGGAAGGAAAAACTACaaatgttgaaaatctgaaataaagacagaaaatactggaaacagagAGCCGGTGCAGCAGCACTTGACAAAAGAttggttaatgtttcagataaagaacctttatcAGGGCCAACAAAGGGtctccacctgaa encodes:
- the trappc4 gene encoding trafficking protein particle complex subunit 4 encodes the protein MVVFSVYVVNKAGGLVYQYDNYSPRSDVEKTFSYPLDLVLKVYDERVVVAFGQRDGIKVGYAVLSINGIDVNGRYMTDNRDVMEYLNTSFNYPLAIRFGRPRLTSNEKLMLASMFHSLFAIGSQLSPEPGSSGIEVLETDTFKLHCFQTLTGIKFIVLADPRQAGIDSLLRKIYEIYSDFALKNPFYSLEMPIRCDLFEQNLKVALEIAEKAGTFGAGS